From a region of the Candidatus Eisenbacteria bacterium genome:
- the bshC gene encoding bacillithiol biosynthesis cysteine-adding enzyme BshC has translation MPSWARAPSSRPKPTPSDFEHLLHPTALYRDFLTSPGRVRDFYPVDFRDPEAVSVSAAGRDYPADRRARVAAILRRQAEALGVQDLSLEPLKRFERPNCLAVVAGQQPGLFGGPLYTLYKALTAISLARNLEAASGRPVVPIFWVASDDHDFEEVRRAWLIDGGSEPSVLEYPAEAAPPGVSLSRVRLGPEIALLTDRVESLLPASEFRDRVMGPLRAAYAPGRSWTEAFARFMAGLVTPLGALVFDPSDSEARALSLPVFEREVALMGNSSKAARERGEELTRRGYHAQIARAGNELNLFWHQETRDAVRVEGGGTLRVGAKGRSMKPEALIAAIRARPEDASPGVLLRPMVQDYLLPTAVYVGGPSEVAYWAQVNALYPLFEMPAPAVAPRAGATLLEPKVAKTLGRFGIEWTALAGDVEGVVSSSIGSLLPPDFPETFERERETWLQSFERLKAKVVEFDPSLQAAVATAARKVEHEGLGLERKLMQVWKRRQEESVQQIRRARAHLFPEGRLQERVYSPVGYAARYGPELAAQLAAALGAPGSHVLISLGGSDQ, from the coding sequence ATCCCTTCGTGGGCGCGCGCGCCCTCAAGCAGGCCTAAGCCCACGCCCTCGGACTTCGAGCACCTTCTCCATCCCACCGCGCTCTACCGGGATTTCCTTACCTCGCCCGGGCGGGTCCGCGACTTCTATCCGGTCGACTTCCGGGACCCGGAGGCAGTCAGCGTGTCCGCGGCCGGCCGCGACTATCCCGCCGACCGTCGCGCCCGGGTGGCGGCGATCCTACGCCGCCAGGCGGAAGCCCTGGGAGTCCAAGACCTTTCCCTCGAACCTCTGAAGCGATTCGAGCGTCCCAATTGTTTAGCGGTGGTGGCGGGCCAGCAGCCGGGGCTCTTCGGGGGCCCTCTCTACACGCTCTACAAGGCGCTCACCGCGATCTCCCTGGCCCGGAATCTCGAGGCGGCCTCGGGCCGCCCGGTCGTTCCGATCTTTTGGGTCGCCTCCGACGACCACGATTTCGAGGAGGTCCGACGCGCGTGGCTGATCGACGGTGGATCGGAGCCGAGCGTGCTCGAGTATCCGGCCGAAGCGGCTCCGCCAGGCGTCTCGCTCTCGCGGGTTCGCCTGGGTCCGGAGATCGCGTTGCTTACGGATCGCGTCGAGTCGCTCCTTCCGGCGTCAGAGTTTCGCGACCGGGTGATGGGGCCGCTCCGCGCGGCGTACGCTCCGGGCCGATCGTGGACCGAGGCGTTCGCGCGCTTCATGGCCGGCTTGGTGACGCCGCTCGGCGCGTTGGTGTTCGATCCGTCCGATTCCGAGGCCAGGGCGCTCTCGCTCCCGGTGTTCGAGCGCGAGGTGGCCCTGATGGGGAACTCATCCAAGGCGGCGCGCGAGCGAGGCGAGGAGCTGACGCGACGCGGCTACCATGCCCAGATCGCGCGCGCGGGGAACGAGCTCAATCTCTTCTGGCACCAGGAAACGCGCGACGCCGTTCGGGTCGAGGGGGGCGGCACCCTGCGCGTCGGGGCGAAGGGCCGCAGCATGAAGCCCGAGGCCCTGATCGCGGCGATCCGGGCGAGGCCCGAGGACGCGAGTCCCGGCGTGCTCCTGCGTCCGATGGTGCAGGACTACCTCCTCCCGACCGCGGTCTACGTGGGCGGTCCGTCGGAGGTGGCGTACTGGGCCCAGGTCAACGCGCTCTACCCGCTCTTCGAGATGCCGGCGCCGGCGGTCGCCCCGAGAGCGGGCGCCACGCTCCTCGAGCCGAAGGTCGCGAAAACCCTGGGGCGGTTCGGCATCGAGTGGACGGCGCTCGCGGGGGACGTCGAGGGGGTCGTGAGCAGCTCGATCGGCTCGCTTCTGCCGCCCGATTTTCCCGAGACGTTCGAGCGGGAGCGGGAGACCTGGCTGCAGAGCTTTGAGCGGCTCAAAGCCAAGGTCGTGGAGTTCGATCCGTCGCTCCAGGCGGCGGTCGCGACCGCCGCACGCAAGGTGGAGCACGAGGGCTTGGGGCTGGAGCGGAAGCTGATGCAGGTCTGGAAACGGCGTCAGGAGGAATCGGTGCAGCAGATCCGCCGCGCGCGCGCACACCTCTTCCCGGAGGGGAGGCTCCAAGAGCGCGTCTATTCGCCCGTCGGCTACGCGGCGCGCTACGGACCCGAGCTGGCCGCGCAGCTGGCCGCGGCGCTCGGCGCGCCCGGATCCCACGTTCTCATTTCGCTCGGAGGCTCGGACCAGTGA
- the bshA gene encoding N-acetyl-alpha-D-glucosaminyl L-malate synthase BshA: MKIGISCYPTHGGSGVVATELGIELARRGHEIHFISYSIPFRLKSYQEDVYFHEVQVTSYPLFQYPPYTLALAAKMAEVADEVGLDVVHAHYAIPHAICAYLARQVAASTKLRIVTTLHGTDITLVGSDQSFRTLTRFGIDQSDGVTAVSEFLRRKTVEVFRPQRAIQVIPNFVDTSRYAPRDPGKSRRERFAKKGEKILVHISNFRPSKRVEDVVRVFAAVRREVPSVLLMVGDGADRTRSREIAVSLGVERYIRYLGQLDAVEDVLSAGDLFLLTSSNESFGLAALEAMSSGVPVIGTTAEGLPELIESGKSGYLLPVGDVEGMSRRATEILTDEKLHAAMAREARRVSIERYEASKVVPMYEEFYARVTGQPVGATGYLAPPEGLA; encoded by the coding sequence GTGAAGATCGGCATCTCCTGCTATCCCACCCACGGTGGCTCCGGCGTCGTCGCGACGGAGCTGGGGATCGAGCTTGCCCGGCGCGGGCACGAGATCCACTTCATCTCATATTCGATCCCGTTCCGCCTCAAGTCCTACCAGGAAGACGTCTATTTTCACGAGGTGCAGGTCACCTCGTATCCGCTCTTCCAGTATCCGCCCTACACCCTGGCGCTCGCCGCCAAGATGGCCGAGGTGGCGGACGAGGTGGGGCTCGACGTCGTCCACGCGCACTACGCGATCCCGCATGCCATCTGCGCCTATCTCGCGCGCCAGGTCGCGGCGTCTACCAAGCTCCGCATCGTGACCACACTCCACGGGACGGACATCACCCTCGTCGGATCGGATCAGTCGTTCCGCACCCTCACCCGATTCGGAATCGATCAGAGCGACGGCGTCACCGCGGTCTCGGAGTTCCTCCGCCGGAAGACGGTCGAGGTGTTCCGGCCCCAGCGCGCGATCCAGGTGATCCCGAACTTCGTCGACACGTCCCGATACGCTCCGCGCGATCCGGGGAAATCCAGGCGGGAGCGGTTCGCGAAGAAGGGGGAGAAGATCCTTGTCCACATCTCCAACTTCCGGCCGAGCAAGCGGGTCGAGGACGTGGTTCGCGTCTTCGCTGCCGTCCGTCGCGAGGTGCCCAGCGTCCTCCTGATGGTCGGCGACGGCGCGGATCGCACGCGGAGCCGCGAGATCGCGGTCTCGCTCGGGGTGGAGCGCTACATTCGCTATCTGGGCCAGCTCGACGCGGTGGAGGACGTGCTCTCGGCGGGCGATCTGTTCCTGCTCACCAGCTCGAACGAGAGCTTCGGCCTTGCCGCGCTCGAGGCGATGTCGTCGGGTGTCCCCGTGATCGGGACGACCGCGGAAGGGCTCCCCGAGCTGATCGAGTCGGGGAAGAGCGGATACCTGCTCCCGGTCGGCGACGTCGAAGGCATGTCCCGCCGGGCGACCGAGATCTTGACCGATGAGAAGCTCCACGCCGCGATGGCGCGCGAAGCCCGCCGCGTCTCGATCGAGCGCTACGAGGCGAGCAAGGTAGTCCCGATGTACGAGGAGTTCTACGCCCGCGTCACCGGACAGCCGGTGGGCGCCACCGGATACCTCGCGCCGCCCGAAGGGCTGGCTTAG
- a CDS encoding carboxypeptidase regulatory-like domain-containing protein: protein MSRVALLLVALLLLGIISCSDMPTAPIVSAPAGSIVVEGTLRDRDGPALANAFVAFRSTPISSSQSFYTNTDATGAFRITLVQGTYEVRIGPPYESGLPSVTIPKFDVRAAGTRLDYRYSGTRVIGDVTGPGGALLDDSYVSATSDANQIYVSTRAVRGHYSMLLPQGAYEFYGDPGSYSTGIPNIEVAANISTSDTVVNFALTGHAVTVTTTLGGSTPIPNVQLQAESGAIGVRATATTRLDGSAVLYLPGGGYSFVAYSSDGSIVGPETGYWSISGDASIAIVFPATRWDVTLRRASDSSPIPFTYINALEIGSNRSALTRSDLFGTFRLFVRPSEGYDLRIGSVYSPEATIPNVSSTADSTFDLYVDLPVNQAPAPKPALRAARGIRWRPPAVR from the coding sequence ATGTCCCGCGTCGCTCTGCTTCTGGTCGCCCTTCTCCTCTTGGGCATCATCTCTTGTTCCGACATGCCGACGGCGCCGATCGTGTCGGCTCCGGCGGGGAGCATCGTCGTCGAGGGCACGCTCAGGGATCGCGATGGGCCCGCGTTGGCCAATGCCTTCGTCGCGTTTCGATCAACTCCGATTTCGTCGAGCCAGTCCTTCTATACGAACACGGACGCGACCGGGGCGTTTCGCATCACATTGGTCCAAGGAACCTACGAGGTTCGAATCGGCCCCCCCTATGAAAGCGGGTTGCCGTCCGTAACGATCCCGAAGTTCGATGTGCGCGCGGCGGGAACCCGACTCGATTACCGATACTCGGGCACGCGGGTCATCGGAGATGTCACTGGCCCTGGGGGAGCGTTGCTTGACGACTCCTACGTCTCGGCGACCTCCGACGCGAACCAGATCTACGTGAGTACGAGAGCGGTCCGCGGGCACTACTCCATGTTGCTTCCGCAGGGAGCGTACGAGTTTTACGGCGACCCTGGAAGTTACAGCACAGGAATTCCGAACATTGAGGTCGCCGCAAATATCTCGACCTCGGATACGGTGGTGAACTTCGCTTTGACCGGTCACGCGGTAACCGTCACGACCACCCTCGGCGGGAGCACACCGATCCCCAATGTCCAGCTCCAAGCGGAGTCCGGTGCGATCGGGGTCCGCGCCACGGCGACTACCCGCCTCGACGGCTCTGCCGTGCTTTACCTGCCCGGTGGCGGCTACTCCTTCGTCGCATACTCATCCGACGGCTCCATTGTCGGCCCTGAGACCGGCTATTGGTCGATTTCAGGGGACGCCTCGATCGCGATCGTCTTCCCAGCCACCCGATGGGACGTGACGCTACGCCGCGCCTCGGACAGCAGCCCCATTCCGTTTACCTACATTAACGCGTTGGAAATCGGATCGAATCGATCCGCCTTGACGAGAAGCGATCTGTTCGGCACGTTTCGGTTGTTCGTGCGGCCGAGCGAGGGGTACGACCTTCGGATCGGATCGGTGTATTCGCCCGAAGCAACAATCCCCAACGTTTCCTCCACCGCCGACTCGACGTTCGACCTCTACGTCGACCTCCCTGTCAACCAGGCCCCTGCCCCTAAGCCAGCCCTTCGGGCGGCGCGAGGTATCCGGTGGCGCCCACCGGCTGTCCGGTGA
- a CDS encoding aspartate 1-decarboxylase, translating to MRLTAFKSKIHRARVTEADLNYEGSVTVDADLLDAADILVHEQVQVLNVMNGERFDTYAIRGPRGSGMVRLNGPAARLAHVGDLVIILSYAGMEREELLRHTPKVVLVDERNRIVTPSGAGHSGGSR from the coding sequence ATGCGCCTGACAGCCTTCAAATCCAAGATCCATCGGGCCCGTGTCACCGAGGCCGATCTCAATTACGAAGGATCGGTCACGGTCGACGCCGATCTCTTGGACGCGGCCGACATTCTGGTCCACGAGCAGGTGCAGGTCCTCAACGTGATGAACGGGGAGCGATTCGACACCTACGCGATCCGCGGCCCCCGCGGGAGCGGCATGGTTCGCCTGAACGGTCCGGCGGCGCGCCTCGCCCACGTCGGCGATCTCGTCATCATCCTGAGCTACGCCGGGATGGAGCGCGAAGAGCTGCTCCGCCACACGCCGAAGGTCGTCCTGGTCGACGAGCGGAACCGGATCGTGACGCCGAGCGGCGCCGGGCACTCGGGAGGCTCCCGATGA
- a CDS encoding nodulation protein NfeD yields the protein MGSKDLARKVKNDAVSYIRSLAAQHGRNADWAEKAVREGGSLGETDALRMKVVDLVARDVDELLVAIDGRTVTVAGRARTLHTKGAERHEVSATWRQKLLSRIIDPNVAYILFILGFYGILFELSNPGAILPGVVGGICLLLAFLAFQALPVNLTGVFLIVFAMVLFAVDVKVQSHGILTLGGVVSLLLGSLILLGGEPGVARVSLSVIATVVGVTVAFFVFVLGAAYRAQRRKPVTGIQGLIGERGTALTDLAPSGQVFLHGEYWTAQADAPISKGSAVVVDRVDGLSLKVKKA from the coding sequence GTGGGGTCCAAGGACCTCGCGCGCAAGGTGAAGAACGACGCCGTGAGCTACATCCGGTCCCTCGCCGCGCAGCACGGTCGGAACGCCGACTGGGCGGAGAAGGCGGTGCGCGAGGGAGGCTCGCTGGGGGAGACGGACGCGCTACGGATGAAGGTCGTCGACCTGGTCGCGCGCGACGTCGACGAGCTCCTCGTCGCGATCGACGGGCGGACCGTCACGGTCGCGGGCCGCGCGCGAACGCTCCACACGAAGGGCGCGGAGCGCCACGAGGTGAGCGCGACCTGGCGGCAGAAGCTCCTGAGCCGCATCATCGACCCGAACGTCGCCTACATCCTGTTCATCCTCGGCTTCTACGGGATCCTTTTCGAGCTGTCGAACCCGGGGGCGATCCTTCCCGGCGTCGTGGGCGGGATCTGTCTCCTTCTGGCTTTCCTCGCGTTCCAGGCGCTGCCGGTCAACTTGACCGGGGTGTTCCTCATCGTGTTCGCGATGGTCCTCTTTGCGGTCGACGTGAAGGTGCAGAGCCACGGCATTCTTACGCTCGGGGGGGTGGTGTCTTTGCTGCTCGGGTCGTTGATCCTGCTCGGCGGCGAGCCTGGCGTCGCGCGGGTCTCGCTCTCGGTGATCGCGACCGTGGTCGGGGTCACCGTCGCCTTCTTCGTGTTCGTTCTCGGCGCGGCGTACCGCGCTCAGCGGCGAAAGCCGGTCACTGGAATTCAGGGGCTCATCGGGGAACGCGGGACGGCGCTGACCGACCTCGCCCCGTCGGGACAGGTGTTTCTCCACGGCGAGTACTGGACCGCTCAGGCGGACGCTCCGATCTCCAAGGGCTCCGCCGTCGTCGTGGATCGTGTCGACGGGCTCTCGCTCAAGGTCAAGAAGGCCTAA
- a CDS encoding slipin family protein, with the protein MVSYSFLTVLFIGILLLTSSIKVLREYERGVIFRLGRSIGTKGPGLIFLIPIVDKMVKIPLRTVAMDVPPQDVITRDNVSVKVNAVIYFRVLDATRAVLEVENYLYATSQIAQTTLRSTLGQAELDELLANRDKINKELQLVIDGHTEPWGIKVSTVEVKNVDLPQEMQRAIARQAEAERERRAKVINAEGELQASQKLSEAAKVLATQPLAMQLRYLQTLAEIATENNSTTIFPVPIDLFEPLIRARVLAEKSS; encoded by the coding sequence ATGGTCTCGTATTCGTTTTTGACGGTCCTGTTCATCGGGATCCTTCTCCTCACCAGCTCCATCAAGGTGCTCCGGGAATACGAGCGCGGGGTGATCTTCCGACTCGGGCGCTCGATCGGAACGAAGGGCCCGGGGCTCATCTTCCTCATCCCGATCGTGGACAAGATGGTCAAGATCCCGCTCCGGACGGTGGCCATGGACGTGCCGCCCCAGGACGTGATCACGCGCGACAACGTTTCGGTGAAGGTGAACGCGGTGATCTATTTCCGCGTCCTCGACGCGACCCGGGCGGTGCTGGAGGTCGAGAATTACCTTTACGCCACCTCCCAGATCGCGCAGACGACCCTTCGGAGTACGCTCGGCCAGGCGGAGCTGGACGAGCTCCTCGCGAACCGGGACAAGATCAACAAGGAGCTCCAGCTGGTGATCGACGGCCACACCGAGCCGTGGGGGATCAAGGTCAGCACCGTCGAGGTGAAGAACGTCGACCTGCCCCAGGAGATGCAGCGGGCGATCGCGCGCCAGGCCGAGGCGGAGCGCGAGCGGCGCGCCAAGGTCATCAACGCGGAAGGGGAGCTCCAGGCGAGTCAGAAGCTCTCCGAGGCGGCCAAGGTTCTCGCGACCCAGCCGCTCGCGATGCAGCTCCGGTATCTGCAGACGCTCGCCGAGATCGCGACCGAAAACAACTCGACCACCATCTTCCCGGTGCCCATCGATCTGTTCGAACCGCTGATTCGCGCCCGGGTGCTGGCGGAAAAGTCATCGTAG
- a CDS encoding GAF domain-containing protein, giving the protein MKQDSTTFRPADLATAPAGPAPTEPQRLLPARVAERVRRGDPLRDVLEFMVAELKWHFPAYAWAGVYLTQGEVLELGPFRGPESPHHRIRIGVEGICGWVAQHAVPQVIPDVNADPRYLSCSASIRSEIVVPIVHEGRVWGVIDIDSETPAAFTQRDLDVLVELARVVAPSFAPASADAAGRA; this is encoded by the coding sequence GTGAAACAGGATTCGACGACGTTCCGTCCCGCGGATCTCGCCACCGCCCCCGCGGGCCCCGCTCCGACCGAGCCGCAGCGGCTCCTTCCGGCCCGGGTGGCGGAACGGGTGCGGCGGGGCGATCCGCTTCGCGACGTGCTCGAGTTCATGGTGGCGGAGCTCAAGTGGCACTTCCCGGCGTACGCCTGGGCCGGCGTCTACCTGACGCAGGGGGAAGTTCTGGAATTGGGCCCGTTCCGCGGCCCGGAGTCGCCGCACCACCGCATCCGGATCGGAGTCGAGGGCATCTGCGGCTGGGTGGCGCAGCACGCCGTCCCGCAAGTGATTCCCGACGTGAACGCCGACCCGAGGTATCTGAGCTGCAGCGCCTCGATCCGTTCCGAGATCGTGGTCCCGATCGTGCACGAAGGCCGCGTGTGGGGTGTGATCGACATCGACTCGGAGACGCCCGCCGCCTTCACGCAGCGGGACCTCGACGTGCTGGTGGAGCTGGCGCGCGTCGTCGCACCCTCCTTTGCCCCGGCTTCCGCGGACGCGGCGGGGCGCGCGTGA
- the lpdA gene encoding dihydrolipoyl dehydrogenase, which yields MSADRYDIAVLGGGPGGYVAAIRAGQLGLKTVLIEKEKVGGTCLHVGCIPTKALLEAAEVLTLCRKAGEFGVRVAEATLDLKAAMERKDRVVKKNFMGTESLLRKNKVTTVKGFGSFVAPGRIEVKDAAGAKSTVEAKAAIVATGSRVGSLPMAPVDGRIVLSSDEILSLDRVPETLLVIGAGAVGVEFASIYHSFGSKVTLIERLPRIVPVEDEEVSEALLRSFSRQGMEVHVGANLKSVRVDGDGAWSELEVKGETKRIRTERVLMAAGRKPVTDGIGLETLGVAMDRGYVTVNEYMETNVPGLYAIGDVTPTAALAHVASHEGLVAVERIAGKNPHPVDYNAIPNCTYCHPQVASVGLTETQARAAGRSVRTGKFPFTANSKASILGQGEGFVKAVSDAGTGEILGVHIIGVLATEQIAESVVARHFEATAIELAEVVHAHPTLSEATMEAMFGTEGRSIHI from the coding sequence GTGAGCGCGGACCGTTACGACATCGCGGTCCTGGGCGGGGGCCCCGGAGGGTACGTGGCCGCGATCCGCGCCGGCCAGCTCGGTCTGAAGACGGTCCTGATCGAGAAGGAGAAGGTCGGGGGGACGTGCCTTCACGTGGGCTGCATCCCCACGAAGGCGCTCCTGGAGGCCGCGGAGGTGCTCACGCTCTGTCGCAAGGCCGGCGAATTCGGAGTGCGCGTCGCGGAGGCGACGCTCGATCTGAAGGCGGCGATGGAGCGGAAAGACCGGGTGGTGAAGAAGAACTTCATGGGAACCGAATCGCTCCTCCGGAAGAACAAGGTGACGACGGTGAAGGGGTTCGGATCGTTCGTGGCCCCGGGCCGGATCGAGGTAAAGGACGCCGCCGGCGCCAAGTCGACGGTCGAGGCGAAGGCGGCCATTGTCGCCACCGGATCGCGCGTGGGATCGCTGCCGATGGCGCCGGTGGACGGCCGCATCGTGCTCTCGAGCGACGAGATCTTGAGCCTCGACCGCGTGCCGGAAACGCTCCTCGTGATCGGCGCGGGCGCCGTCGGAGTCGAGTTCGCGTCGATCTACCACTCGTTCGGCTCGAAGGTGACCCTGATCGAGCGCCTTCCCCGGATCGTTCCGGTCGAGGACGAGGAGGTCTCCGAGGCGCTCCTGCGCTCCTTCTCGCGGCAGGGGATGGAGGTGCACGTCGGCGCGAACCTAAAGAGCGTGCGCGTCGACGGCGACGGCGCCTGGAGCGAGCTCGAGGTGAAGGGGGAGACGAAGCGGATCCGCACGGAGCGCGTGCTGATGGCCGCGGGGCGGAAGCCCGTGACGGACGGTATCGGGCTCGAGACGCTCGGGGTCGCGATGGATCGCGGATATGTCACCGTCAACGAATACATGGAAACGAACGTCCCGGGGCTCTACGCGATCGGGGACGTGACGCCGACGGCGGCCCTCGCCCACGTGGCATCGCACGAGGGGCTCGTCGCGGTCGAGCGTATCGCAGGGAAGAATCCTCACCCGGTGGACTACAATGCGATCCCGAACTGCACCTACTGCCACCCCCAGGTCGCCAGCGTCGGCCTCACCGAGACTCAGGCGCGCGCGGCGGGGCGCTCGGTCCGGACGGGGAAGTTTCCGTTCACGGCCAACTCGAAGGCGTCGATCCTGGGTCAGGGCGAGGGATTCGTGAAGGCGGTGTCGGACGCGGGCACGGGCGAGATCCTCGGCGTCCACATCATCGGCGTGCTCGCGACGGAACAGATCGCCGAGTCGGTCGTCGCCCGCCACTTCGAGGCCACCGCGATCGAGCTGGCGGAGGTGGTTCACGCTCACCCGACGCTGTCCGAAGCCACCATGGAGGCAATGTTTGGAACCGAAGGGCGCTCCATTCACATCTGA
- the lipA gene encoding lipoyl synthase — translation MSLTLPSDRRKEAAEKRKPLRLYERLTVAPVGPRRPDWLRARIPTGAAYHETKAILRSLDLHTVCESANCPNIGDCFSRHTATFLILGNVCTRSCPFCDIRSGKPLPVDPEEPARVADAAKRLGLHYVVVTSVNRDELPDGGASHFAATIRAIREANASTKVDALRTVLEARPDVLNHNMETVQRLYKRVRPAGRYERSLELLGKVAAWTPEIPAKSGAMVGVGETKEEMEELMRDLNARGVSMVTIGQYLPPSGSHLPLERYVTPEEFAHYREFGRALGIRQVASGPLVRSSYHAEEQAGETVFIP, via the coding sequence ATCTCGCTCACGCTTCCCTCCGATCGGAGGAAGGAAGCGGCCGAGAAGCGGAAGCCGCTCCGCCTCTACGAGCGCCTCACCGTCGCCCCCGTCGGGCCGCGCCGACCGGACTGGCTTCGCGCCCGCATTCCGACGGGCGCGGCCTATCACGAGACCAAGGCGATTCTCCGGAGCCTCGATCTCCACACGGTCTGCGAGAGCGCCAATTGCCCGAACATCGGCGACTGCTTCTCCCGGCACACCGCGACCTTTCTCATCCTCGGAAACGTCTGCACGCGCTCCTGCCCGTTCTGCGACATCCGGAGCGGGAAGCCGCTCCCGGTCGATCCCGAGGAGCCGGCGCGCGTGGCCGACGCGGCGAAGCGGTTGGGACTCCACTACGTTGTCGTGACCTCTGTGAATCGCGACGAGCTCCCGGACGGCGGGGCGTCGCACTTCGCGGCGACGATCCGCGCCATCCGCGAGGCGAACGCGTCGACCAAGGTGGACGCGCTCCGGACGGTGCTCGAGGCCCGGCCCGATGTCCTGAATCACAACATGGAGACCGTGCAGCGCCTCTACAAGCGGGTCCGTCCCGCGGGTCGCTACGAGCGCTCGCTCGAGCTTCTCGGAAAGGTGGCCGCGTGGACCCCGGAGATTCCCGCCAAGTCGGGCGCGATGGTGGGAGTGGGAGAAACGAAGGAGGAGATGGAGGAGCTGATGCGCGATCTGAACGCTCGCGGCGTCTCGATGGTCACGATCGGGCAGTACCTGCCGCCGTCAGGCTCCCACCTTCCGCTGGAGCGCTACGTCACGCCCGAGGAGTTCGCCCACTACCGGGAGTTCGGTCGCGCCTTGGGCATCCGGCAGGTCGCCTCGGGACCGTTGGTCCGAAGCTCCTACCACGCCGAGGAGCAGGCGGGCGAGACGGTCTTCATCCCCTAG
- a CDS encoding sigma-54-dependent Fis family transcriptional regulator: protein MHTRHRPAMLVVDDDPGSSGLLREVFVGEGYDVVLASSGTAALDLAAARPFDIVLSDVQMPDIDGIEVLRRLRRLTPDPTVILVTAYGTIETAIRALHEGAFDYVRKPFKLDEVRLCVERAMERRGLRDAAKGDAPVPRPSMLPTTGPKRARPIVGSHPGMMELIKLVSRVAGTKSSVLVIGESGTGKELIARSIHEASPRRDRAFVAVSCTSLSETLLESELFGHVKGAFTGAIERRPGLFVEANRGTVFLDEVGDMSLSMQAKLLRVLQEQEIKPVGGTDTVPVDLRVVAATHQDLEALVEAKLFREDLYYRLNVVALHVPALRERREDIPLLAGHFLREYAARSGRPLRGFSPAAMDLLLAHPWPGNVRELENVVERAVALAPGSMVEVGDLPERVTGRAEAGQSASPSQPRQTLDEMACQYVLRVLEQSKGNKSEAARVLGVPRRTLYRMLERYAEAGRISDVSHGSTSVH from the coding sequence ATGCACACCCGGCACCGCCCCGCGATGCTGGTCGTTGACGATGATCCGGGCTCGTCCGGTCTCCTCCGCGAAGTGTTCGTGGGGGAGGGCTACGACGTCGTGCTCGCATCGAGCGGGACGGCGGCGCTCGATCTGGCCGCCGCACGGCCGTTCGACATCGTTCTGAGCGACGTGCAGATGCCGGACATCGACGGCATCGAGGTGCTTCGCCGGCTCCGCCGCCTCACCCCCGACCCGACCGTGATCCTGGTCACCGCGTACGGGACCATCGAGACCGCGATCCGCGCGCTCCACGAAGGCGCGTTCGACTACGTCCGAAAGCCGTTCAAGCTCGACGAGGTGCGGCTCTGCGTGGAGCGCGCGATGGAGCGGAGGGGGCTCCGCGACGCCGCGAAGGGCGACGCGCCGGTACCCCGGCCCAGCATGCTCCCGACGACGGGACCCAAGCGGGCGCGGCCGATCGTCGGTTCCCACCCGGGCATGATGGAGCTGATCAAGCTCGTGTCGCGCGTCGCGGGGACGAAGAGCTCGGTCCTCGTCATCGGCGAGAGCGGCACCGGAAAGGAGCTGATCGCGCGGTCCATCCACGAGGCGAGCCCGCGGCGCGATCGCGCCTTCGTCGCGGTGAGCTGCACCAGCCTCTCCGAGACGCTCCTCGAGAGCGAGCTGTTCGGACACGTCAAGGGCGCCTTCACGGGGGCGATCGAACGTCGTCCCGGGCTTTTCGTGGAGGCGAATCGGGGAACGGTCTTCCTGGACGAGGTCGGCGACATGTCGCTCTCGATGCAGGCGAAGCTCCTCCGCGTGCTTCAGGAGCAGGAGATCAAGCCGGTGGGCGGGACCGATACGGTGCCGGTCGACCTGCGGGTCGTCGCCGCCACGCACCAGGACCTCGAGGCGTTGGTCGAAGCGAAGCTCTTCCGCGAGGACCTCTACTACCGGCTCAACGTCGTGGCGCTCCACGTGCCGGCGCTTCGGGAGCGGCGCGAGGACATTCCGCTCCTGGCCGGACACTTCCTCCGCGAGTACGCGGCACGGTCGGGCCGGCCCCTGCGGGGGTTTTCCCCGGCCGCCATGGATCTTCTGCTCGCCCATCCTTGGCCGGGGAACGTCCGCGAGCTGGAAAACGTCGTCGAGAGAGCGGTCGCCCTCGCCCCCGGGTCGATGGTTGAAGTCGGAGACCTGCCGGAAAGGGTGACGGGACGTGCGGAGGCGGGGCAATCCGCGTCTCCATCCCAGCCACGACAGACCCTCGATGAGATGGCCTGCCAGTACGTGCTGCGCGTGCTCGAGCAGTCGAAGGGAAACAAGTCGGAGGCGGCGCGGGTTCTCGGGGTTCCTCGTAGGACGCTCTATCGAATGCTGGAGCGCTACGCGGAGGCGGGAAGAATCTCCGATGTGAGCCACGGAAGTACTTCTGTGCATTGA